The following is a genomic window from Anopheles aquasalis chromosome 3, idAnoAquaMG_Q_19, whole genome shotgun sequence.
TCACCGAGTCCATTGTCCTTTAGTCTGGCTTCGGAAGCATCGAGAAAAAACGATCAGCGGATTGGGTCGGATTCTGTGCGAGATAAGCTACCCTTTGTGCACTCACAAAGACGACCCGGAACACCTTTGTAGAGAGAATTTGTTCGTTATGCAACTTGTATACGGTATGAAAATTAAAAGGAATGTTTTATGGATTGTTTATGTCACACACGTGGTTTTATCGCCTTAATTCTCAGAGGCTTATCGTGTGATAATCGTTCGCGATCGAATGTGGCATTTCAGCAATGGCTTCGCTTTGGTGACCCAATTTGTGTGCTGGCCACGTAACTTAGCCATAGATACCGGGCCGGCCGGTAGGCATAGAACATGCCCGCGAAAACAATCACCAGGCACAGTAACCAACCACAATTCCGCTCCATTGCGCATTCACTTGTTTACCATCCGCGTTGATTGAAATCCAACGTGGGGCGACCGTtatcaccgacaccgacaccacaAGGAGCCAATCAGGGGGACGGAATAAAAACTCATCGTTCGACCGCCGAAAATGGAGCGATATAGATTCAATTACACAGGGCAGTATCGGAATCCGTTTTGGTGGTGACGAACAACCGTTTGCCAAATCGTCGTCGTATGTTTCACGTAAACAAGCCTCGGTTCTGTTGTTTGTTCAGCCCGATATCGATTGTAGATTTTCGAGCGTCACCCCGGGGGGTGTTTAAACCGGTATTTGAAGACGCACTAATCGCTGTTTGTCACGTTTTGAGCAGGATTAGATTATAGATGAGGTCGTTGGACCTTGTTGTTTCTGTATCCTTTTACGCGGTTGTTATAGTTGATTCTATCATCAGAAACAattataaattaataaatgttTACACACTGCCCATTGCACGATCATATTGCAACATCAGATTGATCCTTTGCATCTCGTAGTTGAGACAGCATTTTCTGTTAGCGCTCCATCAACGGTAACTTTTGCGATAAGCTGAAACTGGTAACATTAGCAATTACCTCCTCGAAGGGATCCttatttgaatattaaatcaattttatcaaCCCAAAATACAATCTTCTCAGGCGGCGGATAGTAAATGAAGGAATTGTTGCAAAGCGTTTAATAGTAATAAAAACCACATTAAAACGCTCGTTAGGAGAATTTGTAGGGCAAAAGGACCGTCAAATAATCTGAAATCTTTAAAGATTCTAAAACTTGGTTTGTTAGTAAAGAGCTTAGCAGCACATGCTACTCTTTAATGACGTACAGATCGAGCCGCGACACCGGGATCTACATTTATTCCCTTCCGCAGACGTCAAGCACGGATTAGCGACAAGCGGGGatttcaattcattcattcacgTTTACCCTCTTGAGATAAATGTACGGCGAAACTTCACACAAGTCGTCACAGAAGGAGACATTCTTTTGCCGAATGGTTCCTACTTAGACAGGCCTTTGACTATGAGAGGACACATTTCAATCCATCGGCAATCATTGAGCTTAAAGATAGCGTCGTAAGGATCGAAGTTCATTTAGATGATTGCTTACGAGGGTTCGTTGTCTAGTGCCTATTAAAATAATCTGGTGTTTCGGCGATTGTTTAGCTGACGACCTGTTGATAAAATACATTATTGTATTATGAATTTCAATCAGTCGATTTTATTACGAATTTTATAATAACAATCTACTACCCGAGATACTATCTGTTCAACATACAGGAAAGAATGGCACAAAAAAGCTTTAGAAAGAGGGTTTACGGGgttaaaattatttaaattaccGTAATGGAACCTTGCCttgtgcgttgctgcgtgtcTTCGTCAATTGTAGTTTGTCGGCTGGTGATATGCTTTGATAGTGTAGAAAATGCGGGTTTTCCAACTTATAGTCCCATTTCAAGATTAAAATTATCTGCTTCCAGATAGAATACTATTTTAGAATTGAATATTTGTTGACACTTTATTGTTATCTAATTCCTCTACTGCCCACACGCGTCGGATCAGTAGTGAGTAAAGCGTAACTGGCCATGGGGTGTGGTACACGGGGTCTTGGAATAATCGGTTTATGCAATGGTTTTACACTATTCACGCTATGCAATACACATATTCACGTCATAATTAATGCGATGTATGATTGAATATTAAAATACATTTGTATCTGTCTGGAACTGAGATGGGAGGCGCGGAACCGGGCCGATTGAGTttcgcctgctgctggcgttgctcGGGCAGCTTATCGGTTGCTCCGTTTGGACTGTCGGAATGATTTTTCAATCTCAAACTGGCGCACATCCGTACGCTCGAGGAAATCGCGCCGCTCCAGGAACCCATCCTTGCccttgttgtgtgtttgcagTTCCTCTTCGATTCCTTCCTGCCGCTTGAACCGGTTCCAGTCGAGTTTGGTTTTCTCTAGGGTACTGAGTTGGTTTTTCTTGCCAATTTGATTTAATACTGATCCAAGTCCTCCACCACGACTGGGCGGAGCATTTGCTGCTTTCGGTgcggttgatgctgctggtgaggatCCTTTCGGTGCGTTGCCTTGGCTACCTCCCTCTTCTTCTGTGACCACTACCCGTTCTCCGGCAAACTCAAAGATCTTCTCGACCGTTAACTTCTTCTCGCTTTCAGCCGGTTTTCTCACCGCTGGAACGACGGGTTTCTTTGATACGGGTGCTGCTTTGGTCGCTTCAGAAGCCTTGAGCGttgtgcttgtggtggtggatttAGTTTCATgcgtactgctgttgctgctaccaccgaGAAAGTCCGCCCACAGTGCATCGGTCCGgcgtttttcctcctcctcatccagCTCTTTATCCTCTTTCGAGTCACCACTTCCTTGGTTGTCCGCCTTCCCAGCTTCCCGTTGATCGAGCGCCGTTTTCGATGCCTTGGAGCTCTTGCCAGCGCCCGGCTTGGCCGCTTTCCGCTTACGCTGCGAACCACCGGTTTTGTTCGTTTCCGCCTGGTCGTCCTCTAGGGGCTCATCATCTTCCGATTCCGGATCGCTTCCGGAATCGGCGTCTTCTTTATCGGGTCGGAAATCCTCGTCACTAGCATCGCTGTCGCTGGAATATTCCTCCTGGTTCATTGTAGTCTGCAAGAGAAACGATTGTAGAATCTGCCGTACGGAGTCACTCGACGGGCACTTACTTTTCACACACAATAATTACAAGGAAACTTACAATAATTACACAGTacaacaaaaataacaaaaaatgcCGCATCCAAAAGGTGTGTGGAGTAATTGTCAAAATTGTTGTAGCGCGATATTTGAATTGCGGTGTAAACGTGTCGGTTAGGGTTTCCGGATTCTTATGAAATTATACAGATATTTAAAAACTATTCAAAAGTGTtccaaaatcaattccaaagCAAACAGCACAGATTTTCCGAGTTCAGGTCGCGagttttctccctttttggcacGCCTCCCCCGATCAGCAATCAGAGTCAAAAATGGTGATTTTTTTATACTGTGGTTTATCTTCAAGAAAGCAACTTTCCAGAAGTTCATCCACCTGCTTTGTGACACTAAGGATTTGTGCTGGAAGGGtacacaaaaaagcaaaagcaacaaagcGTTGTTTCGACTCCAACACAATTAATTGTTGGAGTATTTCGCGCTGTAAACTGCCCATATTTCGGCTGCTCCTCGTTCACCCGTAACTCCTGCCCATCCTGGCTGGCCGAAGAAACAAGTGCATCCCTCCCGAGTCCTCCCAACCAACCCCCAAGGTTGGAGCTTTTAGTGAAGGTCCTTGCGCCCCGCGTTCCTGCGATCGTTTTTGGGCCAACAAAAACGAGAGTGCAAAGGTCGAAATGTTGTCCGCTGCACAAAACAATCCCGCAACGCGTCGGAATTGCTAGCTGAAATAAGTTTGTGAAATCGGTTCGCCCCGTTCCGTGCGCGTTCCACCGTGtcattgtttttgttgttcgtgaaaggaaaagggaaaccacGGCACTGGGAGCCGCGTTCCGTGTCGTGCACTGCGCAAAACAAGGATAACGAAGGGCGCTGTTCGGGTGAAGCTGGTGCGGCCACGGTTTCCGGATCCTAGTGGAGTGTGTTGGGTGTTGGCTCCAGAAACAAGTGTCCAGCAAGCGGCCTCAGCAACCTCAGGTCAGCGCCTTTCCCGTTTGCTGTCGCCGCTAGCCATCGAAGGGTCTTAGTCACATTTGGGGTCGATAAATGGAGAAACCAACGGACGGCACCAGCGGGAGAATAAGTAGCCGTTGTACATACATTTAGAACGTAAGTATTCGCCAGGATCGGGAGGATTGAACGACATCTGTTTTGGAACTGCAACTGGATTGAttgtttcaattgaaaatATGTAGTAGCCACAGCTTCTAGAAGAGCATAAATCTGTTACTGTAAATACTGCATCGATAAACATTAATTATAAACAATCAGCTTATTTCACGATATAACAGTATCTCTACTGGATTACTATACATCTTTTTCTGTGAAGTTTATGCTATCTTCTTTTGATGTATAATGTGCTAAGAAGCAATGGTTTGTTAACAAATATACTCTACCGTTTGTAGAGGAAATTAACAGTGCAAAACGTTAATTGTTTTCAGTAAAAGATGAGTCATGCTGTTGCAatgttggttgttgtgttcCAAATTAATCGGCAACACGAACAAATGTTTGTAAATGAGAATGCTGAATCCTACTACCAACTAGCCTGGCGTACAGGAGAATTACTGTAAAATTGCTCTCCCAATGTTGAATATTCTATTAGAGACAGCTTACTTTACAATACTAACTATACCATCCCAAAGAAAATTAGCACAGTGACTGTACGTGGTCGGAGAGCTGTGCTTGAATATGGgttaatctatcaaaagaattaAGATagaaaagccattttttgtttcgagaaaCGCACATAAACCAATCCAAAAGCCTACTCTTTCGTGTTTGGATTTCATGATGAAATTAACTGATGAGCACTTCATGGATCCCAAGAGAAGagatttctttattttattgaatacTTTTAATGGGAGGATAGTAAAGAAACTACTTTGTCTTGTAGAAAAAATTGGACACTATCATGATAAATGTAGCATACATCTgatcaaatcaatcaaccttCATTCACAGTTTTcttaataattcatttttttttctttttcttgttgtaGAACCACACGATGGTGCACAGTGGTGCGTTAGTTTCGCACTATCTGCTGCGACCATTATcaaccgctgctgccgccgcagTCGCCCTCGCCGCGACCGTACCATTTTTATCGTCAGCACTCGGACCCAGCAGCGATCCGCAATCAGAGCAGCGGCCACTATCCTTAAGCGTGACGTCGTCGCTCGTATGTGAACGTCCTAGAGCATCgtattcgtcgtcgtcgtccgtagTGTTAGCGTATCGGGCGATACTAAATTCAACGTCAATTCCAGTCGTGTCGGAAGGACACTTTGCCTCTGCTgtagcatcaccatcaccaccactagacAATAGTAACGGCAGTGATCGAGACGTGCCGAAAGATACAAGCGCATCTCGAGCGCCTACGCCTTCACCCTTATCAACGAAGAGCTCCTGTAACAGCGACCCCCCCACTAGTTCGTTGCGTTGGTCGCTTAGTTCAAATTCCGTGTTCGAAACTCTTCACCTGAActcctatcatcatcatcacaatcgGGGACTAGAGCATCTACCTTAGGataaggcaggcaggcacctCTTGCTAGTACCGTATAGCCCGTCGCGGCCATAAACCAGGGGGAACCCGCCCCCGTCCGTTTTGGGTACCAGAGGCGCAGGTGGAGCGGAACCTGATAATGTATGGCAAGGAGAGCATTTCGGAGCTGGACACGATCGCGAACGTGATAGGTTTGCGGGGCGTTGGGAGCTCGACGTTAATGACGTTCGTCGAGATGTGGTACCACATCTTCCTGTGGGCCCTCTTTTCGTCCATTTTCGTGCACACGTGTGCCGCGGTCATTGCATTCGTGACGCTGCGGAAGCACAAGTTCGGGCGCTTCTTCTCAATCTTCATCCTTGTGATGGGCGTACTGTCGCCGGCAACCGGTGGCGTTGTTAGCAGCACCGTCATTGCCTTCGTACACCGGGCATCCAACTTTCAGATGTCACCGATCATGGCGATGATCTGGGGCGTCGGGCAGACGATTGTGTCCGCCTGCTTCGGCTTTACGCGTATCCTAGCAACCCTGTAAGCGCGGTCCTGCATCCGTCTCACTGGGCGCATTGCACCAGGAGATCCTTCTGAAGACTGTTTTAACGCCTGCTGGCCTGCTCCATTcatgtgtgtccgtgtgtgcgtgtgtatgtgtgcatgtggaaTGATTGTGATAAAAGTGCGTACTTTGCGCATCTCCAGGTGGGGGCAGCGAGATCAACAAGTTGAAATGGTAAACGATACACATCACAACACATCACCTGtagaagaggagaggagaggagaggagaggagcagTTCAATCACACACTGCGCACGTTAATCCAGCAAATCCGTTGCGAACAGGTTTAGCATGAATTGGAGGAACAGTTTGAACATAAATCTTAGGAAAAATTCTAAAAAATACCAATTGTACTCTACAACACCGCTGACACGGAtctacacacgcgcacatacgAAACATGCACCTGTGCAAACGGAATAGCGGAAACAATAGGAAGCGCACGTCACGCTGCCCATGGATTTCGGCAAAAGCCACGAAGGATCGGTGTGATGATAAGGGAAGAATGGGGagggggaagaggaggaggaaggagtgGCGCGGAAAGGGAAGAGTAATCTATACAAAATAGCCACAATTAATCTAGTAATCAACGGAGGCAAACGAATCGACAAATAGTGATGATCCAAATATCTTAAGTAAGCTACGCTAGTTATATTATACATACCGCATTCGTTGTACGTTGCGTAAAACTGATCTACGTTGGCGGTAAAGTATCACCAGGGCGATTACGGGGCGCAGTTCATCGTCGACACAAATTTGCGCGGGCGCCTCCCCGCAGCGATGGTGtcgggaggggggcggggggataTACTCCCCACCCAAAGGCACACCAAAGGATGCACTGGAAGGCGTCGCGGTCGTCGGGACAGAACGGAACCAATATACTTTTTCGTGGAAGGCTTGTGGCATAGAGGCAAGGGAGAAGTtttgatttgtatattttgtCAGTTCTATAGTAGGATTTAGTCCGTTGAATCGCTTCGAGGGCGATTGGTATTTCCGTTCCGTAAATTCTGGCCCCTTCTTCCCACTCCTCCAcccaaaacaattttcccaacACAccaagccatttttttttattccacgtCTCCACCAGGATGAGAGGATTAGTGTTTAAGTTTTAcggtgatcgatgatcgatagTCAGCAGCTAACCTGGGAGggagcaaacgagcgaaatAATGCAAATAAACTGAATCAATTCAACCAACAATTGTCGGGCTAGTTATTATATTCATGAATTATCTTTTGTGAGTAAAATTTGCCCACTCCTGTTCAAGCTAAACTTAACGCTGAATACACAATTTTAGGGAGATTACAGTTTTAAATGTTAGATCTTCCCCATGATCTTCAGTATAAGTTggaaatttgattatttttgacgaaaaaatacatttttcttgtttttcaaaatgccgctcgatttttttttaatttctcaaCGGTATCATGCAGTTCCTCGCGGTATCATGCAATGCCTCACGGAGTCATGCTGTACCTCGCGGTGTCAAAGAACGGTTTATCAAAACAGCGTGGAAAACAACTTCTGATTTTACCTAAAAAAAACGTTGCAAACTATCGCAAAATGTACCTAATGTACGATACCAACGAACAGGGAGAACGTGTGTACACGTTGAAGGTAAGATTCACGGCATCAATGACCGCAGGGGCAACAAATAACCGACTCGCGCCTTCTCTTGCAGAAACATAACCCCGCTGGCACGCCGACCCAATCGGCGCACCCGGCCCGGTTCTCACCGGAGGACAAGTTCTCCCGCCAtcggatcatcatcaagaAACGTTTCGGGTTGCTGTTGACCCAAAAACCGGAACCCGTCTACTAACCATCGTTTCAAGGTGGTTCGGATTAAACATGTATTTTTAAGGAATAAAGGGGAAAAGCTACTGAATCTACACTTTGCTTTGGGTTTATTTCAAAGGGAACGGGATTACTTTAGCTTCCGGCCCATGCCGACGGTATAATCGTAGAGTTTCGTGTTCAGAAACTCACCGCGCATATCAAGCACGTAGAAGAGGGCACGATTTTTTATCTTTATCGGTACGGTCACCCGAGCGGCCTCTCGCGATTCCTGGGCGGAAATGCACTTCAACGGTACGTCCATGATCCGGTTGGTTCCGAACGGGGCGTACGTTACTACGCTGACTTGGTCGCCACCCTTTCGCAGTACCAGATAGCGAACGGATCGAAGCGTGAACATCcaggaagcaaacaaaatacCGTATCCTGTAATGAGAAGGAGGGACGGAATCAGGATTAGCAAAAAGGCATTCCCAACAACGCACTCCATGCCGTACCAATGAAAAAGCACATGATGGCTATACTGTTCCGGTACTTGTTTTCTCCCAGATTGATTTTCTTGTACAACGGTGCTTCCTCCGGCTCGGCATCCTGCTTCACCGGGGCATCCCGGAGCGTGGTGTACGAAAAGTGGCACAAGTAGCCCCAGAAGAGGAACTGTGAGACGgcgaaaatgtttaaaacttTAAAGAACCGAGGATTCTCGTACTTGAACAGCATCACATCTTTGGGCACTCGTGTGTTCACATCGTACACGCGATTGGCCGCCGGCGAATTCGAATGCCACCGGTAGAAACTGGAACGAATGTGGCCACCCGGCGAGAACCGAGTGCGTATGCTGTTCGCCACGGCCGTGGGCCTTCCACAGAGACTGAGGGAATTTAGCAGCCTTAAAATCATACTGTTTTATGACTAAACGAACttaaaacgaatcgaattgGGGTCGTTTCTTGTTATCTAACTTTCGTGCGCCCCCATAAACAAAGACCGTGTTTTTGTACAAAATTATTGCCATTCATTCGATCGTCAAGTAAGCGGAGGGTCCTTGCCACAAAGGGAGAGTTTCCTTCCTGAAATGAAGTTATATtcgatttaaaaaattaacaatCTCTTCTACCTTATCTCACGAGAAGATACGATACTGTTTTACTTAAGTAAACTCTATCAATTTAACCCAGTAAATGTTCAATCATCGATGATCGAGTTGAATTTTGACCATCTTTGATCACGTTCCCACGTTCCGACCACAGTGccacttttttgctgctgttgcaacaagTATCCCTGCTCGGATTGCAGAGTCAGCCGATCGAATCGTAAACTGCGTATCCTGATTCCCATGAATAACGATTTAtcgtaaaaaagaagaatcttTTCTGCCTTGTGCTGTAATGGGTGGTCCTTTATGCTGAAATGGGTAAATAATCACCCTTGATCCATATATTATTACTAGCTGGGGTCATTGTACGATGTCCACGGGGTAATGCTAGAATCCGTTGGGTAAAAGCAGCCTGCTGAACAATTAACAGGTTTGCTGATCATCTGCTATCGCGTTTGGCAGTCATTCCAACCAGAAACATAACAAATACCGCTGGTTATCTATAAAATCTTATCAAATTTAGTACGAACAAGGGAACTGTCAAACTGGTGTCAAATTATACGAGGCCAAAGTTGGTGTAGCAGTGGAGAAGCTCGGACGTGTACTTGGGGTCCTTTCTTGTTGGAGGGTCATAAGGTAAGCCAAAATCAGGTTTTCTTAAACTTTTTGCACTTTCTGTCCAATTTCCGGGTTTGTTTACTTTGTTGCGTAGATTCGGCTTTATTGTTTACATTTGCTTGGCGGTGGTTCACCGTTTTTGCTGGGTTTGCTGTAGTTTGTAAagttatggtttgtttttgtttttcttgaaAACTTATCGTACTTATTCGCGCCTAGTATATACGCGATTTTATATGAGGTTGCGCATTGGTCATTGGACTCTCTTGTCCTCGACGACGAGCATTGCAGCGGTTCTATATTAGGAACAAGGCGGTTGTTAAAAAATGCCGCGCGTCATTTAAGGTTTTTCTCATTAATATTTGCTTGGTAAAGTAGGcgattttttttggatttcGATCGCGCCAACCAACACACCGGTGGCTAAATACACAGCACCGATGTGTGCGTGAAGCCGGCGCGAAACACGAAGCGGCGAGTATGTTATGTAGCGGCCTACTTTGTATTAGCGAAACTTTAAATTACGATAAGTACAGTAAGTTAAATATAACACTTTTGGGCTATGAATTCTTGATAACCAATCGTATACGACTTTATATAACAATATTTCATATCTTAGATTTACActaatttttataaaaacagTTTAATATAAATGTTAGTTAACTAATTCATTTCTGGTATCAAAATAATCCGATATCTCGCATTTCGTTAGAATCTTGCACTGAGACTGACGGAGAAAGGCAATTGAAGAGAGTGAAATAGTGAGATTTTGTTTAGTTCTGCGTGGCATTTGTTTGCTGCCTTTCGTTGCTCACTAACGGGGCCAAAGTAATTTTTATACCTCCCAATATCTGTCGAACGCAATCTGTTTTTTTAACTCGTTGGTCTTACTTTTCCTTTTATGATCCTACCAGATGTTTGGTAGCAACTATATAGTGAAAATGTATAACAACTATACAGTGAAACGCTACTCTAGTgtcgtttttggggaggtaAATCCTTCGAAGGTTCGCGTATATCATTATCGTTTTACAATACATCATAAGAAGTCTGAACATTTTCGCGTTTGTCTTCTTATCCAGGTCTCATATAAGGCATGAAGCAGCCTGTATAGTTAGGTAATATAAGGCGAATGTTTGTAGTAGACGCAAGCTAATACAACAGCTGTCAAACTTCGGGCTCGGTTCGTGCGGTTCCAAGTGCGAGCCGAACGCAATCCGAGCGAGATAGGCATACATTTTTGGTCTCGTGGtaggattttttgtttttttttaagtgtcTTTTGTTGGTGTTAGTCGGAGTGGCGGAGTAGGCCTCGTTTTGCACTTCTTTGTGAGGTTAGTAACTGAGCAGAAGTACAAATTTCCTTCTCTTGTTGTGACTAGTTGTGACTGGAAGGTTGCCGTTTCTCAGCCAAAAGGTAATTAGCGCATTTGTTATCCAGTTACTTtccccttctttctttcctcgtCGCGTTCGATCGTTCTTTATTACAACTATCCTTTGCGAGGATGGTTTCTTtctgttctattttttttttactcccgTTGCTTTAACATTAGCACTCGGAGCGTTTGGGATCCGTTTTTATGCCATTCGCGGTGCTTTTCGCGTTTGCGCCAACTGTGTACGCGCGGAGGGGTCACGATTGACCGCGTATTTTTGCCAAAGTGGCACAAACAGATGTTTACTGCAACCATCTGTGTCGATCATTATTTGTGGACTGATCTGTTGAACTGTTGTTTAGAAATATCTAAGCCCTAGCCCTTCCATACCACTCATGCGTTCGATCGGGAGTATTTGGTTAGTTCCAGTGACCGATAAGACCGATTGATAAAGTTTTGTGGAGTCTTCCTCTGGGGTTGAAGAATCTCAAAAATAATCTTTAAGGATCGGTCCGTTTCGTTGCATACGAACGATGTTTACGGGGGTAGCGAGAAAGGGGAGGAAATGAAGACGCGCATCTTTTCACAACTACACTCACAACAACTTTTTCAAAAGGCCGCGCCACACGTAACGTTATCCTAGCGTGATTGTGAGTGCGTTTAGTCCTTATCGTCCTTCAAAGGATCCTAACTTTGTCGTGAAGGTGGATAAAAGTTCATTGAATGCTGGGTTGCAAATCTCAACTCGGCCACGTACACATTTCTAAGCGTAAACGAGTTGGCTTTGCTTTTACGCTACGTGTGGCGCCACATAAACAACACGCGTTGGTCCGCCCGCGCTCCCACCGTTCCCGCTCTGCCCGGATCTCCCACCTTGCGTCACCAAGGAAACCGAGGCGGGCTGTCATGTTGGGTGGGTTTTGTGTTGTTACGGTTGATTT
Proteins encoded in this region:
- the LOC126575776 gene encoding transmembrane protein 223 — encoded protein: MILRLLNSLSLCGRPTAVANSIRTRFSPGGHIRSSFYRWHSNSPAANRVYDVNTRVPKDVMLFKYENPRFFKVLNIFAVSQFLFWGYLCHFSYTTLRDAPVKQDAEPEEAPLYKKINLGENKYRNSIAIMCFFIGYGILFASWMFTLRSVRYLVLRKGGDQVSVVTYAPFGTNRIMDVPLKCISAQESREAARVTVPIKIKNRALFYVLDMRGEFLNTKLYDYTVGMGRKLK
- the LOC126575092 gene encoding craniofacial development protein 1 isoform X2, encoding MNQEEYSSDSDASDEDFRPDKEDADSGSDPESEDDEPLEDDQAETNKTGGSQRKRKAAKPGAGKSSKASKTALDQREAGKADNQGSGDSKEDKELDEEEEKRRTDALWADFLGGSSNSSTHETKSTTTSTTLKASEATKAAPVSKKPVVPAVRKPAESEKKLTVEKIFEFAGERVVVTEEEGGSQGNAPKGSSPAASTAPKAANAPPSRGGGLGSVLNQIGKKNQLSTLEKTKLDWNRFKRQEGIEEELQTHNKGKDGFLERRDFLERTDVRQFEIEKSFRQSKRSNR
- the LOC126575092 gene encoding craniofacial development protein 1 isoform X1; this encodes MRHFLLFLLYCVIIILQSFLLQTTMNQEEYSSDSDASDEDFRPDKEDADSGSDPESEDDEPLEDDQAETNKTGGSQRKRKAAKPGAGKSSKASKTALDQREAGKADNQGSGDSKEDKELDEEEEKRRTDALWADFLGGSSNSSTHETKSTTTSTTLKASEATKAAPVSKKPVVPAVRKPAESEKKLTVEKIFEFAGERVVVTEEEGGSQGNAPKGSSPAASTAPKAANAPPSRGGGLGSVLNQIGKKNQLSTLEKTKLDWNRFKRQEGIEEELQTHNKGKDGFLERRDFLERTDVRQFEIEKSFRQSKRSNR
- the LOC126577082 gene encoding transmembrane protein 170B produces the protein MYGKESISELDTIANVIGLRGVGSSTLMTFVEMWYHIFLWALFSSIFVHTCAAVIAFVTLRKHKFGRFFSIFILVMGVLSPATGGVVSSTVIAFVHRASNFQMSPIMAMIWGVGQTIVSACFGFTRILATL
- the LOC126575777 gene encoding H/ACA ribonucleoprotein complex subunit 3, translating into MYLMYDTNEQGERVYTLKKHNPAGTPTQSAHPARFSPEDKFSRHRIIIKKRFGLLLTQKPEPVY
- the LOC126576661 gene encoding protein PRRC2C-like, with the protein product MINNHTMVHSGALVSHYLLRPLSTAAAAAVALAATVPFLSSALGPSSDPQSEQRPLSLSVTSSLVCERPRASYSSSSSVVLAYRAILNSTSIPVVSEGHFASAVASPSPPLDNSNGSDRDVPKDTSASRAPTPSPLSTKSSCNSDPPTSSLRWSLSSNSVFETLHLNSYHHHHNRGLEHLP